One part of the Mycobacterium marinum genome encodes these proteins:
- a CDS encoding carbohydrate kinase family protein, with protein MARGLVIGEALIDIVDGPDPAEYVGGSPLNVAVGLARLGRDVDLLTHIGRDARGRRIAEYIESSGVQLVSGSQTADRTPTATARIGPDGSATYAFDLEWQIPDTPPVTPPLLVHTGSIAAAREPGCLAVAALLDAYRAAATVSFDPNVRPSLSADPDLTRERIQRLVERSDIIKASAEDLHWIDPTQPPEQTARAWLACGPAIVALTLGDQGAVAFCAAGPASVPAQPVRVVDTVGAGDAFMAGLLDTLWEQGLLGADRRTELRKIGVSALTSALEVAALTSALTVARAGADLPYRADLRQSR; from the coding sequence ATGGCACGTGGGCTGGTGATCGGTGAAGCCCTGATCGACATCGTCGATGGGCCGGACCCGGCCGAGTACGTCGGGGGCAGCCCCCTCAACGTCGCGGTCGGACTGGCCAGATTGGGCCGCGACGTCGATCTGCTGACCCACATCGGCCGCGACGCCCGCGGACGACGGATCGCCGAGTACATTGAATCCTCAGGTGTACAACTTGTTTCGGGAAGCCAGACGGCTGATCGGACGCCCACCGCGACGGCCAGGATCGGCCCCGACGGCTCGGCCACCTACGCGTTCGACCTGGAATGGCAGATACCCGACACACCCCCCGTGACGCCGCCGCTTCTTGTGCACACCGGTTCCATCGCCGCCGCGCGGGAACCAGGATGCTTGGCGGTCGCGGCGCTGCTCGACGCCTATCGGGCCGCGGCCACGGTGAGCTTCGATCCCAATGTGCGTCCGTCGCTGAGCGCCGACCCGGACCTGACTCGGGAACGCATCCAACGCCTCGTCGAGCGCAGCGACATCATCAAGGCCAGTGCCGAAGACTTGCACTGGATCGACCCCACCCAGCCTCCGGAGCAGACCGCGCGGGCCTGGCTGGCCTGCGGCCCGGCGATTGTCGCGCTGACGTTGGGCGATCAGGGCGCAGTGGCGTTCTGCGCGGCCGGCCCGGCAAGTGTGCCCGCCCAGCCGGTTCGCGTGGTCGATACCGTCGGCGCCGGAGACGCGTTCATGGCCGGGCTGCTCGACACGCTGTGGGAGCAGGGATTGTTAGGTGCCGACCGGCGCACCGAGTTGCGCAAGATCGGGGTGTCGGCGCTGACCTCTGCGCTCGAAGTCGCGGCCCTGACCTCGGCGTTGACCGTTGCCCGTGCCGGCGCCGACCTGCCCTATCGGGCCGACCTGCGGCAGTCGCGATGA
- the pstA gene encoding phosphate ABC transporter permease PstA yields MTTNALDQPVKVVVFRPLSLVRRIKNSVATVLFFASFAVALVPLVWLLWVVIERGWYAVVQPDWWTHSLRGVLPEEFAGGVYHALYGTLVQAGIAALLAVPLGLMTAIYLVEYGSGRLARLTTFMVDVLAGVPSIVAALFIFSLWIATLGFQQSALAVSLALVLLMLPVVVRSTEEMLRLVPDELREASFALGVPKWKTIVRIVVPIAMPGIVSGVLLSVARVIGETAPVLVLVGYSRSINFDVLHGNMASLPLLIYTELTNPEHAGFLRVWGAALTLIIIVAAINLIAGGIRFLATRRR; encoded by the coding sequence ATGACCACCAACGCGCTCGATCAGCCGGTCAAAGTGGTGGTGTTTCGGCCACTGAGCCTGGTGCGGCGGATCAAGAACAGCGTGGCGACGGTGCTGTTTTTCGCCTCGTTCGCCGTCGCGTTGGTGCCGCTGGTGTGGCTGCTGTGGGTGGTGATCGAACGCGGCTGGTACGCCGTCGTCCAGCCGGACTGGTGGACGCACTCCCTTCGCGGGGTGTTGCCCGAGGAGTTTGCCGGCGGCGTCTATCACGCGTTGTACGGAACATTGGTGCAGGCCGGAATCGCGGCCCTGCTGGCCGTACCGCTGGGCTTGATGACAGCGATCTATCTGGTCGAATACGGCTCGGGACGATTGGCCCGGCTGACCACGTTCATGGTCGACGTGCTCGCCGGGGTGCCCTCCATCGTGGCGGCGCTGTTCATCTTCAGCCTGTGGATCGCCACCCTGGGATTCCAGCAGAGCGCCCTGGCGGTGTCGTTGGCATTGGTTCTGCTGATGCTGCCGGTAGTGGTGCGCTCCACCGAGGAGATGCTCAGGCTGGTGCCCGACGAACTGCGCGAGGCCAGCTTCGCGTTGGGCGTACCCAAGTGGAAGACGATCGTGCGCATCGTCGTCCCGATCGCCATGCCCGGCATCGTGTCCGGTGTGCTGTTGTCGGTGGCGCGTGTCATCGGCGAAACCGCACCGGTGCTGGTGTTGGTCGGCTACAGCCGTTCGATCAACTTCGACGTGCTGCACGGCAACATGGCGTCCTTGCCGCTGCTGATCTACACCGAGCTCACCAACCCCGAGCATGCCGGTTTCTTGCGCGTGTGGGGAGCGGCGCTGACGTTGATCATCATCGTGGCCGCGATCAACCTCATCGCCGGGGGGATCCGGTTCCTGGCCACCCGAAGGCGATAG
- the pstS gene encoding phosphate ABC transporter substrate-binding protein PstS has protein sequence MKSNRSGVVLSLLLASTLALSACGGHSSNTSSSAGSSTPLVPVDCGGKKKLLAAGSTAQKNAMEQFVYAYIHACPGHTLDYNANGSGAGMKLFLGNQTDFAGSDTPMNPAKNEPQKASERCGSEAWDLPVVFGPIAVTYNLKGVSALSLDGPTLAKIFNGTIAKWDDPAIKALNTSINLPPTPIHVVFRSDQSGTTANFQQYLDAASDGAWGKGAGQTFNGGVGEGAAGNDGTSQALKRTDGSITYNEWSYAVGHQLNMAQIITSAGPEPVTITAESVGKTIAGATFKGKGNDLVVDTSSFYRPTQDGAYPIVLVTYEIVCSKYPDAPTGTAVKAFMQATIGDGQVGLDEYGYIPLPESFRSKLIPVVNAIA, from the coding sequence GTGAAGTCCAACCGATCTGGCGTCGTGCTCAGCCTGCTACTCGCCAGCACATTGGCGTTGTCGGCATGCGGAGGCCATTCCAGCAATACCTCGTCGTCGGCCGGATCCAGCACGCCATTGGTGCCGGTGGATTGCGGCGGTAAGAAGAAGCTTCTGGCCGCGGGCTCCACCGCACAAAAGAATGCGATGGAACAGTTCGTCTACGCCTACATCCATGCCTGCCCGGGCCACACGCTGGACTACAACGCAAATGGATCCGGCGCCGGAATGAAGCTGTTCCTGGGAAATCAGACCGACTTCGCGGGGTCGGACACGCCGATGAACCCGGCGAAGAACGAGCCCCAGAAGGCCTCCGAGCGTTGCGGATCGGAAGCCTGGGACCTGCCGGTCGTGTTCGGTCCGATTGCGGTCACCTACAACCTCAAAGGCGTGAGCGCACTGAGCCTGGACGGCCCGACGCTGGCCAAGATCTTCAACGGCACCATCGCCAAGTGGGACGATCCGGCGATCAAGGCGCTCAACACCAGCATCAACCTGCCGCCGACGCCCATCCACGTGGTCTTTCGCAGCGACCAGTCCGGAACCACGGCCAACTTCCAGCAGTATCTCGACGCGGCGTCGGACGGAGCGTGGGGCAAGGGGGCCGGCCAGACCTTCAACGGTGGCGTCGGCGAGGGTGCTGCCGGCAATGACGGCACGTCGCAGGCGCTGAAGCGAACCGACGGATCGATCACCTACAACGAATGGTCGTACGCGGTGGGCCATCAATTGAACATGGCCCAGATCATCACGTCAGCGGGCCCGGAGCCGGTGACCATCACCGCCGAGTCGGTGGGCAAGACGATCGCCGGAGCCACCTTCAAGGGGAAGGGCAACGACCTGGTGGTGGACACCTCGTCGTTCTACCGGCCCACCCAGGACGGCGCCTATCCGATAGTGCTGGTGACCTACGAGATCGTCTGCTCGAAGTACCCGGACGCGCCGACCGGCACCGCCGTTAAAGCCTTCATGCAAGCGACAATTGGTGACGGCCAGGTTGGTTTGGATGAGTACGGATACATCCCGCTTCCGGAGTCGTTTCGCTCGAAATTGATCCCGGTGGTCAACGCCATCGCGTAA
- a CDS encoding Ku protein, with product MRSIWKGSIAFGLVNVPVKVYSATQDHDIKFHQVHAKDNGRIRYKRVCEVCGEVVEYSDLARAFESDDGQMVIINDDDLATLPEDHSREIEVLEFVPAEEVDPMMIDRSYFLEPDSKSSKSYVLLAKTLAETERMAIVHFTLRSKTRLAALRVKDFGKREVMVVHTLLWPDEIRDPDFPVLDKEVEIKPAELKMAGQVVESMADDFNPDRYRDTYQEQLQELIDAKLEGGEAFTAEEQPAELDETEDVSDLLAKLEASVKARSGDGKSAAKKSTAEKAPAKKARAKQAAKS from the coding sequence ATGCGCTCCATCTGGAAGGGTTCAATCGCTTTCGGGCTGGTGAATGTGCCGGTCAAGGTGTACAGCGCCACTCAGGACCACGACATCAAGTTCCATCAGGTGCACGCCAAGGACAACGGACGCATCCGGTACAAGCGGGTATGCGAAGTCTGTGGCGAGGTGGTCGAATACTCCGACCTGGCCCGCGCCTTCGAATCCGACGATGGCCAGATGGTGATCATCAACGACGACGACCTCGCCACGTTGCCCGAAGATCACAGCCGCGAAATCGAGGTGCTGGAATTCGTCCCAGCCGAAGAAGTCGATCCGATGATGATTGACCGCAGCTACTTCCTGGAGCCCGACTCGAAGTCCTCTAAATCGTATGTGCTGCTGGCCAAGACGCTCGCCGAGACGGAGCGGATGGCGATCGTGCATTTCACGCTGCGCAGCAAGACGCGGCTGGCGGCGTTGCGGGTCAAGGACTTCGGCAAGCGCGAGGTCATGGTGGTGCATACCCTGTTGTGGCCAGACGAGATCCGCGACCCGGATTTCCCGGTGCTGGACAAGGAGGTGGAGATCAAACCCGCAGAGCTCAAGATGGCCGGCCAAGTGGTGGAGTCGATGGCAGACGACTTCAACCCGGACCGCTACCGCGACACCTATCAGGAGCAACTGCAGGAGCTGATCGACGCCAAACTCGAAGGCGGGGAAGCATTTACCGCCGAAGAACAACCCGCAGAGCTGGACGAGACCGAAGATGTCTCCGACCTGCTGGCCAAGCTGGAGGCGAGCGTGAAAGCGCGTTCGGGCGACGGGAAGTCAGCGGCGAAGAAGAGCACCGCCGAAAAGGCGCCGGCCAAGAAGGCCCGGGCCAAACAAGCTGCCAAGTCCTGA
- a CDS encoding serine/threonine-protein kinase PknD produces the protein MSETGPGSRVGSRFGPYELVRLIGRGGMGEVYEAEDTRKRRVVALKLISTQYSGNPTFRARMQREADTAGRLTEPHIVPIHDYGEIDDQFFVEMRLIDGVSLRAMLTQFGPLTPARAVAIVRQIAAALDAAHSNGVTHRDVKPENILVADNDFAYLVDFGIARAAADPGLTQGGMAVGTYNYMAPERFTGNDVTYRADIYALACVLGECLTGAPPYRADSVERLIAAHLMEPPPRPSQLRPGRVPAALDEVIAKGMAKNPDERYMSAGDLAIAAHEALTTPEQRQEATILRQGDNMALMTPAVDPGAGGSWTNYSGSGAQPPAPQPVAPPPQYPTGDETVARPVPASTTGWRSRPDVSDQRTQAAPVITGTSWPSQSGIRPAVGTGSSPSATPPANQPATAPPASPKKSRKNWIIGAAVVAVLLVVAGATAFVLAKPKGSTEPRGQVVLPFTGLNFRFAPGGVAVDANGTVYVTNQTMYGRVVALPAGSSTPTVKPFNGLYEPQGVAVDTSGKIYVTDFNNRVVALAAGSNNQVELPFNGLNYPEGIAVDAQGNVYVADRGNNRVVKMPAGSTSQVVLPFNGLKNPDGVAVDSDGNVYVTDTDNNRVLQLDAGTSNQSVLPFSNLTAPWGITVDSAGNVYVTEHDNNAVAKLAAGATTSTELPFTGLNTPLSVAVDKKGNVYVADRGNGRVLKLAQGS, from the coding sequence GTGAGCGAGACCGGGCCGGGTTCACGGGTTGGGTCGCGCTTTGGGCCCTACGAGTTGGTGCGGTTGATCGGCCGTGGCGGCATGGGCGAGGTCTACGAAGCCGAAGACACCCGCAAACGCCGGGTGGTGGCGCTCAAGCTGATTTCGACGCAGTACTCCGGCAATCCCACGTTTCGCGCGCGGATGCAACGCGAAGCCGACACCGCGGGACGGCTGACCGAGCCCCACATCGTGCCGATCCACGACTACGGCGAGATCGACGACCAGTTCTTCGTGGAGATGAGACTGATCGACGGTGTCTCGCTGCGCGCCATGCTGACGCAGTTCGGCCCACTGACCCCGGCCCGGGCGGTGGCCATTGTGCGCCAGATCGCCGCGGCGCTGGACGCCGCGCATTCCAACGGCGTCACCCACCGCGACGTGAAGCCGGAGAACATTCTGGTCGCCGACAATGACTTCGCGTATCTGGTGGATTTCGGTATCGCCAGGGCCGCCGCCGATCCCGGACTGACCCAGGGCGGGATGGCCGTGGGGACCTACAACTACATGGCCCCGGAACGATTCACCGGCAACGACGTCACCTACCGTGCCGACATCTATGCGCTGGCGTGCGTGCTGGGGGAATGTTTGACCGGTGCACCGCCCTATCGCGCAGACAGCGTGGAGCGATTGATTGCCGCGCACCTGATGGAACCTCCCCCGCGGCCCAGTCAGCTCCGTCCCGGACGGGTTCCAGCCGCGTTGGATGAGGTGATCGCCAAAGGCATGGCCAAGAATCCCGACGAGCGCTACATGAGCGCCGGGGACCTGGCCATCGCTGCGCACGAGGCGCTCACCACCCCCGAACAGCGCCAGGAAGCAACCATCCTGCGTCAGGGCGACAACATGGCCCTCATGACTCCAGCCGTTGACCCTGGCGCGGGAGGAAGCTGGACCAACTACAGCGGATCGGGCGCCCAGCCACCGGCGCCGCAGCCCGTTGCGCCGCCGCCGCAATATCCGACGGGCGATGAGACGGTGGCTCGGCCGGTGCCGGCAAGCACCACCGGATGGCGCTCCCGCCCAGACGTATCCGACCAGCGCACGCAGGCCGCGCCCGTCATCACCGGCACAAGCTGGCCCAGCCAGTCCGGGATCCGGCCCGCCGTCGGCACCGGATCCAGTCCGAGCGCGACACCGCCGGCCAATCAGCCGGCCACCGCGCCGCCGGCGAGCCCGAAAAAGAGCCGGAAGAACTGGATAATCGGCGCCGCCGTGGTGGCGGTGCTGCTCGTCGTCGCCGGCGCCACCGCATTCGTGCTCGCCAAACCCAAAGGCTCAACCGAGCCGCGAGGGCAAGTAGTGCTGCCGTTTACCGGTCTCAACTTCCGCTTCGCCCCCGGCGGGGTTGCCGTGGACGCCAACGGCACCGTGTATGTCACCAACCAGACCATGTACGGCCGGGTGGTGGCCTTGCCCGCGGGATCCAGCACGCCGACGGTGAAGCCGTTCAACGGACTCTACGAACCCCAGGGCGTGGCCGTGGACACCTCCGGCAAGATCTACGTCACCGACTTCAACAACCGGGTGGTGGCCCTGGCCGCCGGGTCGAACAACCAGGTTGAACTGCCGTTCAACGGCCTCAATTACCCCGAGGGAATCGCCGTGGACGCCCAGGGCAATGTGTACGTCGCTGACCGGGGCAACAACCGGGTGGTGAAGATGCCGGCCGGCTCCACCAGCCAGGTCGTGCTGCCGTTCAACGGGCTCAAGAACCCCGACGGGGTGGCAGTGGACAGCGACGGCAACGTCTACGTCACCGACACCGACAACAACCGGGTGCTGCAGCTCGACGCCGGCACCAGCAACCAGTCGGTGTTGCCGTTCTCCAACCTGACCGCGCCGTGGGGAATCACCGTGGACAGCGCCGGCAATGTCTACGTCACCGAACACGACAACAATGCGGTGGCCAAGCTGGCGGCCGGGGCCACCACCTCCACCGAGTTACCCTTCACCGGCCTCAACACCCCCCTGTCGGTCGCGGTGGACAAGAAGGGCAACGTCTACGTCGCCGATCGCGGTAACGGCAGGGTGCTGAAACTGGCCCAAGGATCCTGA